In one window of Drosophila mauritiana strain mau12 chromosome X, ASM438214v1, whole genome shotgun sequence DNA:
- the LOC117148389 gene encoding LOW QUALITY PROTEIN: uncharacterized protein LOC117148389 (The sequence of the model RefSeq protein was modified relative to this genomic sequence to represent the inferred CDS: substituted 1 base at 1 genomic stop codon), producing MKPTKQDTKMMNATTQSRSSCPIWESRKESGSRPXSPEGRYVQELLERPWAGATNIEQQLGAAAADRLQIAAVQVAAPLQPQASIAPPTTKKQEETKKIQAC from the exons ATGAAACCCACAAAACAAGACACCAAAATGATGAACGCGACCACGCAAAGTAGAAGTAGCTGCCCGATCTGGGAGTCGAGGAAGGAGTCTGGCTCCAGACCATAAAGTCCCGAGGGCCGCTAC GTTCAGGAACTTCTCGAGCGCCCTTGGGCTGGCGCCACCAACATTGAGCAGCAGCTTGGGGCGGCGGCTGCAGATCGGCTCCAAATCGCAGCAGTCCAGGTTGCAGCTCCACTCCAACCACAGGCATCAATAGCACCACCGACGACGAAAAAGCAGGAGGAGACCAAGAAGATCCAAGCATGTTAA